From the Leptotrichia sp. oral taxon 221 genome, one window contains:
- a CDS encoding SIS domain-containing protein, translating to MDIIREGQSIFDLEIEELEKVKKKMDSSFEKLVNEIYSMGENKVVVTGIGKSGHIGRKISATLASTGTSSIFMNAAEALHGDLGMISKGDIVIAISNSGNSDEILTILNPIKKIGAKIVAFTGNEESTLAKYSEIVINIGVEKEASIIGVAPMSSTTATLVMGDALAAVLIRMKDFKESDFAKYHPGGSLGKRLLLTVKDIMHSGDELPVVTKDENIENVLMILTKKKMGAVCITDTGKENGKLKGIITEGDIRRALAHKDEFFSYKAKDIMIQNPISIDVEAMALNALNLMEKRESQISVLPVVENEKLVGIIRLHDLVGLK from the coding sequence ATGGATATTATTAGAGAAGGACAATCGATTTTTGATTTGGAAATAGAGGAGTTGGAAAAGGTTAAGAAAAAAATGGATTCTAGCTTTGAAAAACTTGTTAATGAAATTTATTCGATGGGAGAAAATAAAGTAGTTGTTACTGGTATTGGGAAATCGGGACATATTGGAAGAAAAATATCAGCGACTTTGGCTTCGACTGGGACTTCTTCGATTTTTATGAATGCAGCAGAGGCATTGCATGGAGATTTGGGAATGATAAGTAAAGGTGATATCGTGATAGCAATTTCAAATAGTGGAAATTCAGACGAAATTTTGACTATCTTGAATCCGATAAAAAAAATAGGTGCAAAAATAGTTGCGTTTACTGGAAACGAAGAATCGACTTTAGCTAAATATTCGGAAATTGTCATAAATATTGGTGTCGAAAAAGAAGCTAGTATAATTGGTGTGGCACCAATGAGTTCGACGACAGCAACTTTGGTAATGGGAGATGCGTTAGCAGCGGTTTTGATAAGAATGAAGGATTTTAAAGAAAGTGATTTTGCTAAGTATCATCCAGGTGGAAGTTTAGGGAAAAGATTACTTTTGACGGTTAAAGATATAATGCATAGTGGTGATGAATTACCAGTTGTTACAAAAGATGAAAATATTGAAAATGTACTGATGATTTTGACTAAGAAGAAAATGGGAGCAGTTTGTATAACTGATACGGGGAAAGAAAATGGAAAATTGAAAGGAATTATAACTGAGGGAGATATTAGAAGAGCTTTGGCTCATAAGGATGAGTTTTTTAGTTATAAAGCGAAAGACATAATGATACAAAATCCGATTTCTATTGATGTTGAAGCGATGGCATTAAATGCACTAAATTTGATGGAAAAAAGAGAAAGCCAGATAAGTGTGCTGCCTGTTGTGGAAAATGAAAAATTAGTTGGAATAATTAGACTTCATGATTTAGTTGGATTAAAATAG